CACCCTTTAAGTTCATAGTGATGATGTAGAGGCGCCATCTTAAAAATCCTCTTTCCTCTTAATCTAAAACTGAAAATCTGGAGAAAAACAGATAGTGCTTCTACTATGAACAAACCCCCAGCAATAAAAAACAAAATCTCTTGCCGAATGGTTACGGCTGCCATTCCTAAAAGTGCTCCCAGAGGAAGAGATCCTGCATCTCCCATAAAAACCCGCGCCGGGTAGCAATTATACCATAAAAAAGCAATAAGTGAACCAGATGCAGCACCTAAAACAACCGTTAATTCTTTCACTTGCCCCACATGACATATATTAATATAGGTAAAAATTATTAATGCTAAAATAACGCAGAGAGAAGGAATAGTAACCATACCATCCAGACCATCGGTTAAATTCACGGCATTGGAGAAGAAAAAAATAACTGCTGCAGCAAACAAAACATAAAAGAACCCTAAATTAAGATCATAACCTACAATGGGGATATATAAATTACTTGAACCGCCCGTTGCAATATAAATCCACCCCGCAATAATTAAAGCAGCAATCCCTTGCAATAGTAATTTATTCTTTATGGAAAATCCCTTCCCCTCTCCCCTTTTTATTTTTAAAATATCATCCACAAATCCTATACAACCAAAAGAGAGAATAACCCATAATGCAATCTGCACAAAGACATTTCCCAGGTTTGCCCATAAGAGAGTGGACAATATCACACCAAACCATATAATTAGGCC
Above is a genomic segment from Deltaproteobacteria bacterium containing:
- the mraY gene encoding phospho-N-acetylmuramoyl-pentapeptide-transferase, yielding MFFASVSDVILRAFFALVTALLFGFIFMHYFILWAKKLGLGQSVRLDGPKRHLSKEGIPTAAGLIIWFGVILSTLLWANLGNVFVQIALWVILSFGCIGFVDDILKIKRGEGKGFSIKNKLLLQGIAALIIAGWIYIATGGSSNLYIPIVGYDLNLGFFYVLFAAAVIFFFSNAVNLTDGLDGMVTIPSLCVILALIIFTYINICHVGQVKELTVVLGAASGSLIAFLWYNCYPARVFMGDAGSLPLGALLGMAAVTIRQEILFFIAGGLFIVEALSVFLQIFSFRLRGKRIFKMAPLHHHYELKGWPEPMVVVRFWIISIILAVISVSVLRIG